One genomic segment of Brevibacillus laterosporus LMG 15441 includes these proteins:
- a CDS encoding glycosyl hydrolase family 18 protein, with amino-acid sequence MYQHIPTAHSVRKFNFLLLAFVLFASIFPAILPASVSASPICSAVWDSKTIYTSGQQASYKGHEWTAKWWTQGEELGTSDVWQDLGVCSTNPTNPPDPSNTPPTVPTNLAVTAKTSTSVSLTWAASTDDKQVIGYTVYYNDNLQAVTKTNATITNLTPNTTYTFTVKAKDNQGLESEASQPLKVTTDTDTLPPEPATPCRPAGLYDSGVKNIPYCQAYDQDGREKLANDSKRRIIGYFTSWRTGKNGQSKYLVTDIPWKSLTHINYAFAHVDSNNRVSVGSPTDPANPALGLTWPEYPDALMDPSLPYKGHFNLLTQWKKKNPGVKTLISVGGWAESGGYIDENGKRIASGGFYTMTTNADGSVNQAAIDTFATSAVDFLRKYNFEGIDIDYEYPTTMNQAGNPLDWQFSTPRLKGLMTGYNALLKTLRVKLDQASAEDGKYYMLTIASPSSAYLLRGMESFQALKYLDYVNVMSYDLHGAWNEFVGPNAALFDDGKDGELIKYNIYNTPQYGGIGYLNTDWAYHYMRGMMQAGRINIGVPYYTRGFQNVVGGTDGLWGKAVGKNCPTGLTACGDGATGIDNIWHDKDENGKEEGAGSNPMWHAKNLEKGIAGSYLKDHGIVNPVLTGTYKRNYDSTLVAPWLWNAEKKVFLSTEDEQSIGAKADYVIKNGIGGIMIWELAGDYDWYKDRNDGKGEYHMGSTLTKLMHSKFLIATPYDASNSKTPLPADKLALKIEVTGFQLGDQNYPINPTLKITNNSNLTITGGSVIEFDVPTSTSAQFSSYGGDSVKLISAGHTGPNVGGLKGNFHRVAVTIPTWKSVAPGQSIDVSIVYYVPISGPTNYTITIDGKKYAVTDK; translated from the coding sequence ATGTATCAACACATTCCTACTGCTCATTCAGTCAGAAAATTCAATTTCTTGTTGTTAGCCTTCGTTCTTTTTGCAAGTATTTTCCCAGCTATTCTACCAGCTAGCGTCTCTGCTTCGCCGATCTGCTCAGCTGTCTGGGATAGTAAAACAATTTACACCAGTGGACAACAAGCTTCCTACAAGGGTCATGAATGGACAGCAAAATGGTGGACACAGGGTGAAGAGCTAGGTACCAGTGATGTGTGGCAGGATCTTGGCGTTTGCTCTACTAATCCCACTAATCCACCTGATCCTTCTAATACTCCTCCTACGGTACCTACCAATCTAGCTGTAACAGCAAAAACCTCCACAAGTGTTTCTCTCACATGGGCTGCTTCTACCGATGATAAGCAAGTGATAGGCTATACGGTTTATTATAACGATAATTTGCAAGCGGTTACAAAAACCAATGCTACGATCACCAATCTGACTCCCAATACCACTTACACATTTACAGTAAAAGCAAAAGACAATCAAGGCTTGGAGTCTGAGGCTAGTCAACCGTTAAAAGTCACTACAGATACAGACACTTTACCACCTGAGCCAGCCACCCCTTGCCGTCCAGCAGGTCTATATGATTCTGGCGTAAAAAACATTCCTTATTGCCAAGCATATGATCAGGATGGACGTGAAAAGCTAGCCAATGATTCTAAACGACGAATAATTGGCTACTTTACAAGCTGGAGAACGGGGAAAAATGGACAATCCAAATATTTAGTCACCGATATTCCGTGGAAAAGCCTAACACATATCAACTACGCTTTTGCACATGTTGACAGTAATAACCGCGTATCTGTTGGTTCCCCCACTGATCCAGCCAATCCAGCGCTAGGCTTAACTTGGCCAGAGTATCCCGATGCCCTAATGGACCCATCCCTGCCATATAAAGGACACTTCAATCTGCTAACACAGTGGAAGAAAAAAAATCCTGGTGTAAAAACCCTTATTTCCGTTGGAGGATGGGCTGAATCAGGAGGATATATTGATGAGAATGGCAAGCGAATTGCTTCTGGAGGCTTTTACACGATGACGACTAATGCAGATGGCTCCGTCAATCAAGCTGCAATTGACACATTCGCTACCTCTGCTGTTGATTTTTTACGCAAATATAATTTTGAAGGAATCGACATCGACTACGAATACCCAACTACAATGAATCAAGCCGGCAATCCATTAGATTGGCAATTTTCCACTCCTCGCTTAAAAGGACTAATGACAGGCTATAACGCCTTGTTAAAAACCTTGCGAGTCAAGCTGGATCAAGCATCTGCTGAGGACGGTAAATATTACATGCTAACCATAGCCTCACCTTCTTCTGCCTATTTGTTGCGTGGAATGGAGTCTTTCCAAGCTTTGAAGTATCTCGACTATGTGAATGTGATGTCCTATGATCTTCACGGGGCTTGGAATGAATTCGTTGGTCCTAATGCTGCATTATTTGATGATGGCAAGGATGGAGAGTTAATTAAATACAACATTTATAACACGCCTCAATATGGCGGCATTGGCTACCTCAATACAGATTGGGCTTACCATTACATGCGTGGGATGATGCAGGCAGGACGAATCAACATCGGTGTGCCCTATTATACTCGTGGCTTTCAAAATGTTGTGGGAGGAACAGATGGGCTATGGGGAAAAGCTGTGGGTAAAAATTGCCCAACTGGACTAACCGCTTGCGGGGATGGCGCCACAGGTATTGATAACATCTGGCATGATAAAGATGAGAATGGCAAAGAGGAAGGGGCAGGCTCAAATCCAATGTGGCATGCCAAAAATCTCGAAAAGGGCATTGCTGGCTCCTATTTGAAGGATCATGGGATTGTAAATCCAGTGTTGACTGGTACCTATAAGCGTAACTATGATTCTACTCTTGTTGCCCCATGGCTTTGGAATGCTGAGAAGAAAGTTTTTCTATCTACTGAGGATGAACAATCTATCGGCGCCAAAGCAGATTATGTTATAAAAAATGGGATTGGCGGCATTATGATTTGGGAATTGGCAGGTGACTACGACTGGTACAAGGATCGCAATGACGGTAAAGGAGAATACCACATGGGTTCTACTTTAACCAAATTGATGCATAGTAAATTTTTAATAGCAACCCCATATGATGCTTCAAATAGTAAAACCCCGCTACCAGCCGATAAACTAGCCCTAAAAATAGAAGTCACTGGCTTTCAACTAGGAGATCAAAACTATCCAATCAATCCTACGCTAAAAATAACCAATAACAGTAATCTAACTATCACAGGCGGCTCCGTCATTGAGTTCGATGTTCCTACTTCTACCTCAGCCCAATTTAGTAGCTATGGCGGGGATAGTGTAAAACTAATCTCTGCTGGTCATACGGGGCCAAACGTCGGTGGATTAAAGGGTAATTTTCACCGTGTGGCAGTCACCATTCCTACTTGGAAATCAGTAGCGCCTGGACAAAGCATAGATGTGAGCATCGTTTATTACGTGCCTATCAGCGGTCCTACAAATTATACCATTACAATTGACGGCAAAAAATATGCGGTTACTGATAAGTAA
- a CDS encoding BglG family transcription antiterminator has protein sequence MRKERYRQIQIMKLLGGENRWFTVQELSEKIGCSYKTVAKEISILKDFLPPGWEISSIKGKGVQLFLPESSSVNEVISLFVRDSFTFQVFQQLLEGNCKTISQLAEHLFIQGPSLQNVLRRVGKHLKTYKLQLQRNPLQIVGNELQIIMMFFELYTSSYTNKEWPFTEYEEVCMRYLDEIEERLGITFDVYDRHKLSYFLAIVLKRNKQGYQINLDNPISHYNIETPYYHTISTILDQLTSEYNISLTTEDKIIMTIVIKASKHVYKDVGKVKREALQYFHEGKIQVFIYMKDFIHMLENKINKPLIHDEEFVFTLIDYFKRTMYTLKYFSTIKVKEKSITKYIREKHRKTFLQVQEIYNEWAKKYGMADHIIDDEIANVTMQIEAMISFKPRSKKALIISGDGTSWKRYMEAILRERFGEKLQILDQYLYDITEEQIKTLGIDIIITTIPIDIQSIPVIRVQSILSQRNLHTLQQFINDDK, from the coding sequence ATGAGAAAAGAAAGATATCGCCAAATTCAAATTATGAAGCTCCTCGGTGGAGAAAATAGATGGTTTACAGTTCAGGAGTTATCAGAAAAAATAGGTTGCTCATATAAGACTGTTGCCAAGGAAATTTCCATATTGAAGGATTTTTTGCCGCCTGGCTGGGAGATTAGTTCTATAAAAGGGAAGGGAGTCCAATTATTTTTACCGGAAAGCTCCTCTGTAAATGAAGTGATATCTTTATTTGTAAGAGATTCGTTTACTTTTCAAGTATTTCAGCAATTGCTTGAAGGAAATTGTAAAACCATTTCCCAATTAGCCGAACATTTATTTATCCAAGGACCTTCTCTTCAAAACGTTCTAAGAAGGGTAGGAAAACATTTAAAGACCTATAAATTACAGCTTCAAAGAAATCCCCTCCAAATTGTGGGGAATGAACTTCAAATCATCATGATGTTTTTTGAACTATATACTAGCTCTTATACCAATAAAGAATGGCCGTTTACAGAATACGAGGAAGTATGCATGCGGTACTTAGACGAGATTGAAGAGAGATTAGGCATTACTTTTGATGTATACGATAGGCACAAGCTCTCCTATTTTTTAGCGATTGTATTAAAAAGAAACAAACAAGGCTATCAAATCAATTTAGACAATCCCATTTCTCACTATAATATTGAGACACCTTATTACCATACAATATCCACGATACTCGATCAGTTAACCTCAGAGTATAATATCTCTTTAACAACAGAGGACAAAATCATTATGACGATTGTTATTAAGGCTTCTAAGCATGTGTATAAGGATGTCGGCAAAGTAAAAAGGGAAGCACTTCAATATTTTCATGAAGGAAAAATACAAGTATTCATATATATGAAAGATTTCATTCATATGCTTGAAAATAAAATCAACAAGCCATTGATTCATGATGAGGAATTTGTTTTTACCTTAATCGATTACTTTAAGCGAACCATGTATACCCTAAAGTATTTCTCTACGATAAAAGTAAAGGAAAAATCTATTACCAAATATATTAGAGAAAAGCACCGTAAAACGTTTTTACAGGTGCAAGAAATATATAATGAATGGGCAAAAAAATACGGGATGGCAGATCATATCATTGATGATGAAATTGCTAATGTCACCATGCAAATAGAAGCTATGATTTCATTTAAGCCTAGATCTAAAAAGGCTCTTATTATATCTGGTGATGGGACAAGCTGGAAACGATATATGGAGGCTATTTTAAGAGAAAGGTTTGGCGAGAAATTACAAATATTAGATCAGTATTTGTATGATATAACAGAGGAACAAATCAAAACGCTAGGTATAGATATAATCATTACGACTATTCCTATTGATATACAATCCATTCCGGTTATTCGTGTTCAATCCATTTTATCTCAACGTAACCTTCATACCCTTCAGCAGTTTATTAACGACGATAAATAA
- a CDS encoding HD-GYP domain-containing protein: protein MQLLSQNHSGSGMRLSSDIYSSNRSISTDNGGTFTQSLFGHNSIHVQHKNIADTPAKDVISGQARKEAIDFVHTTLDNSYSKAIAGEQMGSSAQEMLADLIYTCKNNSMIMDLLGRICVFDKSIFVHSFHVMIYSVLVGLRMGLNKQQITDLGLGALLHDVGKLMIPTQIIQKPDSLTNEEYDIMKTHASKGFALLRRLPAIPEIVAQCAYQHHERMDGNGYPHNLQEKDIHLFAKIIGVCDVFEALTSQRVYRKPMLPHDAMEFLFAGSGTQFCQKVLQAFRNSIYLYPVGMFVTLSSGYSGVVVKNNPGMPSRPIVRLLENKAHVSLPSFEIDLSSELNLVISDCKAIG, encoded by the coding sequence ATGCAGTTACTTTCTCAAAATCACAGTGGTTCTGGTATGAGGCTTTCAAGCGATATTTATAGTAGCAATCGCTCGATTTCGACGGACAATGGAGGAACTTTCACTCAAAGTTTGTTTGGACACAATTCCATCCATGTTCAACATAAAAATATAGCGGATACTCCTGCTAAGGATGTTATATCTGGACAAGCAAGGAAGGAAGCCATAGATTTTGTGCATACCACATTGGATAATTCCTACTCTAAAGCTATCGCAGGAGAACAAATGGGCTCCAGCGCTCAGGAGATGCTGGCAGATTTAATTTATACATGCAAGAATAACTCAATGATCATGGACTTACTAGGAAGGATTTGTGTTTTTGATAAAAGCATATTTGTTCATTCCTTTCATGTAATGATTTATAGTGTATTAGTTGGATTGAGAATGGGCTTGAATAAGCAGCAAATCACAGATTTAGGCTTAGGGGCGCTTTTACATGATGTAGGGAAATTGATGATCCCAACTCAGATCATTCAGAAGCCGGATTCACTAACGAATGAAGAATATGACATAATGAAGACGCATGCAAGCAAAGGATTTGCTTTGTTGAGACGACTGCCAGCAATTCCAGAGATCGTTGCACAATGCGCTTATCAGCATCACGAACGTATGGATGGAAATGGGTATCCACATAACTTGCAGGAAAAAGATATTCATTTATTTGCGAAAATCATTGGAGTGTGTGACGTCTTCGAAGCTTTAACGAGCCAGCGTGTATATCGAAAGCCGATGCTACCGCACGATGCCATGGAATTTTTATTTGCAGGCTCAGGCACCCAATTTTGCCAGAAGGTATTGCAAGCGTTCCGTAATTCCATCTATTTATATCCTGTGGGCATGTTTGTAACGTTAAGCTCAGGCTATTCAGGTGTCGTTGTGAAAAATAATCCGGGTATGCCTTCACGACCTATTGTTCGTCTTTTAGAAAATAAAGCACATGTTTCATTACCTTCATTTGAAATAGATTTGTCGAGCGAATTGAATTTGGTGATTTCCGATTGCAAAGCGATCGGATAA
- a CDS encoding helix-turn-helix domain-containing protein has translation MGGNQTLHYTSLGELIKMKREDMEISLSELGRLSGVHKSALARIENGETKQPKLQTIKAIADVLELPYKEIVEHYIKIEQRAEVLQELILEAIEVSQFQLIPNVAQKVLASPNEDTYISLERLYNFVDTILNNEIKLLLYGEIITYARQHGVPKYIAKGLLQKYLIEREDFKRLEESYKDGEEIAYYVDFLSLDEQITFYYRMALHAHNIKKYEKCIKFGQMGMEKDKTKNDLKESVALAMCNSYVELEDHVSLHLHLDECEKKKYHFIIRCINYYRAIILSQRGDYEKAIPLLQECLEEVIGIRRLYRLNRLLEALSKSKNVDLIRKLIQSEENDFSFNPVTPHQYAQAGMYYKFKGTFLIENGQFDLGIEQLLQSISYYAMIGSYKDIIECSKEIFYYHAFFKKQTKFEIAGKLNELYNEVTMGEKRE, from the coding sequence ATGGGGGGAAATCAAACTTTACATTATACATCTCTGGGGGAACTAATAAAAATGAAACGAGAAGACATGGAAATAAGTTTATCTGAGTTGGGAAGATTATCGGGAGTTCACAAAAGTGCTTTGGCGAGAATTGAAAATGGTGAAACCAAGCAACCTAAATTACAAACAATCAAGGCTATAGCCGACGTTCTAGAACTTCCTTATAAAGAAATTGTTGAACATTATATTAAAATAGAACAACGTGCCGAGGTTTTACAGGAACTAATTTTAGAAGCGATTGAGGTTTCTCAGTTTCAATTAATCCCTAATGTGGCTCAAAAAGTGCTTGCATCTCCCAATGAGGATACATATATATCATTAGAGCGTCTGTATAATTTTGTTGACACTATTTTAAACAACGAAATTAAGCTATTACTTTATGGTGAAATAATCACATATGCCAGGCAACATGGAGTACCAAAGTATATAGCTAAAGGATTATTGCAAAAATATTTGATTGAGAGAGAGGATTTTAAGAGACTTGAAGAGTCATATAAAGATGGAGAAGAAATAGCTTACTATGTTGACTTTTTATCCCTTGACGAACAAATAACTTTTTATTATCGTATGGCACTTCACGCACATAACATTAAAAAGTATGAAAAGTGTATTAAATTTGGTCAAATGGGGATGGAAAAAGACAAAACAAAAAATGATCTTAAAGAAAGTGTAGCATTGGCAATGTGTAATTCTTATGTAGAACTCGAAGACCATGTCAGTCTTCATTTACATTTAGATGAATGTGAAAAAAAGAAATATCATTTCATTATTAGATGTATAAACTATTATCGAGCCATAATTCTTTCACAAAGAGGTGATTATGAAAAAGCTATTCCTTTATTGCAGGAATGTTTAGAAGAAGTTATAGGTATTAGACGCTTGTATCGATTAAACAGGCTGCTAGAAGCTCTATCTAAATCAAAAAATGTCGATCTAATCAGAAAACTAATACAGTCTGAGGAAAACGATTTTTCATTTAATCCAGTTACGCCACACCAATATGCTCAGGCAGGTATGTACTATAAATTTAAAGGAACTTTTCTTATTGAAAATGGGCAATTCGATTTAGGTATAGAACAACTTCTTCAAAGTATATCCTATTATGCTATGATAGGTTCGTATAAGGATATTATTGAATGTTCCAAGGAGATTTTTTATTACCACGCATTCTTCAAAAAACAAACTAAATTTGAAATTGCAGGAAAATTGAACGAATTGTATAATGAAGTTACCATGGGAGAAAAGAGGGAATAA
- a CDS encoding FAD-binding oxidoreductase produces the protein MNDLNDLRQLFRDDQVSISESVLELHSKDESYHTPVLPDVVVFPESREDVSRLLAFANDRELTVVPFGSGSSLEGHVIPVKKGISLDFQRMNRILEIRPDDLLIRVQPGITRTQVNKELKKYGLFFSVDPGADATLGGMAATNASGTTAVRYGVMRDQVRDLEVVLADGSIIHTGGLAAKSSSGYHLNGLFVGSEGTLGVFTELTLRVYGIPEEMMAVRATFPDVESAVQTAVTILSVGIPVAKMELVDELSIQKMNRHKNTSYEVTPTLFLEFHGNTAGLMQDAQFARELALEKGCLHFQQEIDSKARAQLWEARHHLYYAFAHSVPGKRVMTTDVCVPLSELAGAVRNAQQVVQELNFEGGVVGHIGDGNYHTLLLLNPLDSEELARAEAANTRIVEYALARGGTCTGEHGVGLGKRKYQQTEHGEAFHSMLAVKKAFDPKGILNPGKIFS, from the coding sequence ATGAATGACCTAAATGATTTACGGCAGTTATTTCGAGATGATCAGGTTTCTATAAGTGAGAGTGTTTTAGAGCTACATAGCAAAGATGAATCTTATCACACCCCTGTTTTACCTGATGTAGTGGTGTTTCCTGAATCAAGGGAAGATGTATCACGTCTGCTTGCTTTTGCTAACGACCGTGAGCTAACTGTGGTTCCATTTGGTAGCGGAAGCAGTTTAGAAGGACATGTGATTCCTGTGAAGAAAGGAATATCCTTAGATTTTCAACGAATGAATCGAATTCTGGAGATCCGGCCAGATGATTTGTTGATACGTGTCCAACCAGGAATAACTAGGACCCAAGTAAATAAAGAACTGAAAAAATACGGCTTGTTTTTTTCTGTTGATCCAGGGGCAGATGCTACGCTTGGTGGAATGGCCGCGACAAATGCTAGTGGTACTACTGCTGTCCGATATGGTGTTATGCGTGATCAGGTGCGTGACCTAGAAGTCGTATTAGCTGATGGAAGCATTATTCATACCGGTGGTTTAGCAGCTAAATCATCATCTGGATACCATCTAAATGGTCTGTTCGTTGGTTCTGAAGGGACATTGGGTGTATTTACTGAGCTGACCTTACGCGTGTACGGTATTCCTGAGGAAATGATGGCCGTTCGAGCTACATTTCCTGATGTGGAAAGTGCTGTTCAGACAGCGGTGACTATTCTTTCTGTAGGAATTCCTGTTGCTAAAATGGAGCTGGTAGACGAATTATCCATTCAAAAAATGAATCGCCATAAAAATACCTCATACGAAGTGACGCCCACCTTATTTCTTGAGTTCCATGGAAATACAGCAGGATTGATGCAGGATGCACAATTTGCTAGAGAATTAGCGTTAGAGAAAGGCTGCCTGCATTTTCAGCAGGAGATAGATTCAAAGGCCCGGGCGCAATTATGGGAGGCTAGGCATCATTTGTACTATGCTTTTGCTCATTCCGTACCAGGAAAGCGTGTTATGACGACGGATGTATGTGTGCCGTTATCCGAACTGGCTGGTGCAGTACGTAATGCACAACAAGTCGTGCAAGAATTAAATTTTGAGGGCGGAGTGGTTGGACATATTGGTGATGGTAATTACCATACGCTACTCTTATTAAATCCACTTGATTCCGAAGAGCTTGCCCGTGCAGAAGCGGCGAATACCCGTATAGTTGAATATGCCTTAGCACGCGGTGGTACATGTACGGGAGAGCACGGTGTAGGGCTGGGGAAACGAAAATACCAGCAAACAGAGCATGGCGAAGCATTTCATTCCATGTTAGCTGTAAAAAAAGCCTTTGATCCTAAAGGAATATTAAACCCAGGAAAAATTTTCAGCTAG
- a CDS encoding GNAT family N-acetyltransferase gives MIINKQEFDIKGLSYTIRSATETDAKALSKLRLQIDGETENLDREKGEAFIDPLGFEQLIKADTENKRNLFLVAVVHDQIVGFSRCEGNQLKRFSHKIEFGVCVLKEFWGFAIGKNLLKESIAWADSNDIKKITLNVLETNDKAIALYRKLGFEIEGILKKDKILSDGKYYNTIIMGRCHE, from the coding sequence ATGATCATTAACAAACAAGAATTTGATATAAAAGGGCTAAGCTATACGATTCGATCTGCAACCGAAACAGATGCGAAAGCTTTGTCTAAGCTTAGATTACAGATAGATGGGGAGACTGAAAATTTAGACAGGGAAAAAGGGGAGGCGTTCATTGATCCATTAGGTTTTGAACAATTAATTAAAGCAGATACTGAAAATAAAAGAAACTTATTTTTAGTTGCGGTCGTTCATGATCAGATCGTCGGGTTTTCCAGATGCGAAGGAAATCAGTTGAAAAGATTCTCACATAAAATAGAATTTGGTGTGTGCGTTTTAAAGGAGTTTTGGGGATTTGCCATAGGCAAAAATCTGTTAAAAGAATCTATTGCTTGGGCTGACTCGAATGATATTAAAAAAATTACATTGAATGTTTTAGAAACGAATGATAAAGCCATTGCCCTTTATAGAAAGCTTGGCTTTGAAATAGAAGGCATACTAAAAAAAGACAAAATCCTGTCTGACGGTAAATATTATAACACCATTATCATGGGGAGATGCCATGAATAA
- a CDS encoding DJ-1/PfpI family protein encodes MNKKQGFRLGVYIFKDAEVIDYTAPYGVFSVARRFDPELDVFLVADAMKPIQTQAGLTVHPNYSFNDMPDLDAFLIPGGFGTRQETNNKRLHQYIRSLPETALLTSVCTGSWIYGRMGLLDGIPATNRKEPDHLEATDMGKVPIDRLAEIAPACKISRARIVDTGRMITAGGIASGMEMGFHLLRRAGYDETFISEVARVMEYKVAYDNYKDDIEYFEC; translated from the coding sequence ATGAACAAAAAACAAGGATTTAGATTAGGCGTGTACATTTTTAAAGACGCAGAGGTTATTGATTACACAGCTCCCTACGGCGTATTTTCGGTAGCACGAAGATTTGACCCTGAATTGGATGTTTTTCTTGTAGCAGACGCGATGAAACCAATTCAAACGCAAGCGGGATTAACTGTACACCCCAACTACAGCTTCAATGACATGCCTGATTTGGATGCCTTTTTAATTCCTGGTGGCTTTGGTACCCGACAGGAAACGAATAATAAGCGACTACACCAATACATTCGATCTCTTCCTGAAACAGCTCTGCTTACAAGTGTATGTACAGGCTCATGGATTTACGGCAGAATGGGGCTTCTGGATGGTATCCCTGCAACAAATCGTAAAGAGCCAGATCATTTGGAGGCTACGGACATGGGCAAGGTACCAATCGATCGATTAGCTGAAATTGCACCAGCTTGCAAAATCAGTCGTGCTCGTATAGTTGATACTGGAAGAATGATAACCGCAGGCGGGATTGCTTCTGGTATGGAAATGGGCTTTCATTTGTTAAGAAGAGCAGGCTATGATGAAACCTTTATTTCTGAAGTAGCTCGCGTTATGGAGTATAAAGTAGCATATGACAACTACAAGGATGATATTGAATATTTTGAGTGTTAG
- a CDS encoding PTS sugar transporter subunit IIA — MLRELLTRDRIQVIEEVPTWEDAIRLAAQPLLDDGSIQDSYIQAMIHNVKELGPYVVIAPDIAIPHSRPENGVNRVGMSFLKCHKPVSFSEKAEHRVRLLFVLAATDNDSHLGALSQLTEVLSDPNSLQILLTTDSIEEILQLIQV; from the coding sequence ATGCTACGTGAACTATTAACCAGAGACCGCATTCAAGTTATTGAGGAGGTTCCTACTTGGGAGGATGCGATACGTCTAGCTGCTCAACCGTTACTAGATGATGGGAGCATTCAAGACTCCTATATTCAGGCTATGATCCATAATGTGAAGGAGCTGGGGCCATATGTAGTGATTGCGCCAGACATTGCTATTCCTCATTCACGTCCTGAGAACGGCGTCAACAGAGTAGGCATGAGCTTTCTGAAATGTCATAAACCGGTCTCCTTTTCAGAAAAAGCAGAGCATCGGGTAAGATTGCTCTTTGTGCTCGCAGCTACGGATAATGACTCCCATTTAGGTGCACTATCTCAATTGACAGAAGTATTATCTGATCCAAATTCTTTACAAATCCTGTTAACAACAGATTCTATTGAAGAGATTCTTCAGCTTATTCAGGTTTAA
- a CDS encoding LysR family transcriptional regulator, translating to MIELLEGKFFQTFIAVIEEKSFSRAAEKLGYVQSTVTSHIQLLEQACNQKLFHRLSRGVKPTEAGVRLATFAYQFIHLGMSLEHAMNELDQPQGTIHIRMQESFFLTRMSSFIQQFMNQYPRIKVRLEAGFQPDILKRVLDHAVDFGIVPQNPNRNDLIFHPLLEEKLVFIASDALAQRVESSGLDMLHDEIVISFGTSCLYHTQASRILQEAGIEGNSALEFPSIEMIKQAVKCGIGFALLPEICVKKELEEKEFQTLPLCPPIYSTHGLIVHKDRELHFPAKLFKSQVVEHFSIEQ from the coding sequence ATGATTGAATTACTGGAAGGGAAGTTCTTTCAGACATTTATTGCAGTAATAGAAGAAAAGAGCTTTAGTCGAGCCGCTGAGAAATTAGGCTATGTTCAATCTACTGTAACTAGTCATATTCAGTTATTGGAGCAAGCCTGCAATCAAAAATTGTTTCATCGATTATCCAGAGGTGTAAAACCTACAGAAGCGGGTGTTAGACTTGCTACATTTGCGTATCAATTTATACATTTAGGTATGTCCTTAGAGCATGCAATGAACGAATTGGATCAACCGCAGGGAACGATACATATTCGTATGCAGGAATCCTTTTTCTTAACACGTATGTCCTCCTTTATCCAACAATTTATGAATCAATATCCACGGATAAAAGTAAGACTAGAAGCGGGATTTCAGCCGGATATTCTGAAGAGGGTTTTAGATCACGCTGTAGATTTTGGCATTGTTCCGCAAAATCCCAATCGCAATGATCTGATTTTCCACCCACTTTTAGAGGAAAAGCTTGTTTTTATTGCCTCGGATGCCTTGGCGCAAAGAGTTGAATCTAGTGGATTGGATATGTTACACGATGAAATCGTAATAAGCTTTGGAACTAGTTGCCTATACCACACTCAAGCTAGTAGGATTTTGCAGGAGGCTGGAATTGAGGGAAATAGTGCATTAGAGTTTCCAAGCATAGAAATGATTAAGCAAGCTGTGAAATGTGGCATTGGCTTTGCATTACTTCCAGAAATATGCGTAAAAAAAGAACTAGAAGAAAAAGAGTTCCAAACGCTACCACTATGCCCGCCCATTTACTCAACACACGGGCTTATTGTCCATAAGGATAGAGAGCTACATTTTCCTGCTAAATTATTTAAGTCCCAAGTCGTTGAGCATTTTTCGATAGAACAGTAG